From the genome of Triticum aestivum cultivar Chinese Spring chromosome 3B, IWGSC CS RefSeq v2.1, whole genome shotgun sequence, one region includes:
- the LOC123064942 gene encoding uncharacterized protein, with amino-acid sequence MAPSASTGQKVNLKGYKTLPHAIQLITMMSGTSSASTLTIGDRNKKFRVSRGLTWMVVICIPATFIAITAGSAYRMYNKPIWAAGFPSRLPAVLMLGAYLAVVNLALGYLTLYLPQAPFAVWKALDDVVLRLIGLAAILISGPVLLSAQAWLHIIWACLLGVLIAAILAFCVCLARTYSK; translated from the coding sequence ATGGCACCATCAGCATCCACTGGTCAGAAAGTCAACCTGAAGGGGTACAAGACCCTACCCCATGCTATTCAGCTGATAACGATGATGTCGGGGACGTCTTCAGCTTCAACATTGACGATTGGGGACCGGAACAAGAAGTTCAGGGTGAGCCGTGGTTTGACGTGGATGGTGGTTATCTGCATACCGGCTACTTTCATTGCCATCACAGCAGGTTCGGCCTACAGGATGTATAACAAACCCATCTGGGCCGCCGGCTTCCCATCAAGGCTGCCAGCTGTCTTGATGTTGGGAGCTTACCTGGCAGTGGTGAACCTGGCGCTGGGGTACTTGACCCTCTACTTGCCACAGGCGCCCTTCGCTGTGTGGAAAGCTCTGGATGATGTTGTTCTCAGGTTGATTGGCCTTGCCGCTATCTTAATCTCTGGCCCTGTTTTGTTGTCTGCCCAGGCGTGGCTGCACATCATCTGGGCTTGCCTTCTTGGCGTCCTCATTGCTGCCATCCTTGCCTTCTGTGTCTGTCTTGCTCGGACGTACAGCAAGTAG